In Methylomagnum ishizawai, one DNA window encodes the following:
- the zapD gene encoding cell division protein ZapD — translation MNNFTIYEFPLNERIRLFMRLEQLFQQVDHFVAGASVWDSRAVISTLLDVLSLFSRNDLKSETLKELDRHSAALAKLTRTQPDIDHGKVETLLARLDALSKELYGNPGKIGVSLMENDLFKSISQRSTIPGGTCSFDLPAFHYWLQLDDAQRRRDLEEWILPFQAIRTAIDLLLNFIRSYGTPGLEIAATGFFQKTLDHTLPYQLLRVAIERGQPYFAEISGGKHRFTVRFMRPDATGRPVQCPEDVRFQLTCCLL, via the coding sequence TTGAACAACTTCACTATCTACGAATTTCCGCTGAACGAACGGATCCGCCTCTTCATGCGCCTCGAACAATTGTTCCAACAGGTCGATCACTTCGTGGCCGGGGCTTCGGTCTGGGACAGCCGGGCCGTCATCTCGACCCTGCTGGACGTGCTGAGCCTGTTCAGCCGCAACGACCTCAAATCCGAAACGCTCAAGGAACTGGACCGGCACTCGGCGGCGCTGGCCAAGCTGACCCGCACCCAACCGGATATCGACCATGGCAAGGTGGAGACCCTCCTGGCCCGGCTCGACGCCCTGAGCAAGGAACTCTACGGCAATCCCGGCAAGATCGGCGTCTCCCTGATGGAGAACGACCTGTTCAAAAGCATCTCGCAGCGCAGCACCATTCCCGGCGGAACATGCAGCTTCGACCTGCCCGCCTTCCATTATTGGCTGCAACTCGACGACGCCCAGCGTCGGCGCGACCTGGAGGAATGGATCCTCCCGTTCCAGGCGATCCGCACCGCCATCGATCTTCTGCTCAACTTCATCCGCAGCTACGGCACGCCCGGCCTGGAAATCGCCGCCACGGGTTTTTTCCAAAAAACCCTGGACCACACCCTGCCCTACCAATTGCTACGGGTGGCAATCGAGCGCGGCCAGCCCTATTTCGCCGAGATCAGCGGCGGCAAACACCGCTTTACCGTGCGCTTCATGCGGCCCGACGCCACTGGACGGCCCGTGCAATGCCCGGAAGACGTGCGGTTCCAACTCACCTGCTGCCTGTTGTGA
- a CDS encoding IS630 family transposase (programmed frameshift), whose translation MAKRYRVTLTAEERGDLKGLIGSGKGAARKLAHARILLQADEAEGGPGRTDAGIAEALNVDVRTVERVRQRFVEQGIEAALVPKPTDRVYARLLDGEQEARLIALACSEPPGGKPRWTLRLLADRMVELDYAETVSYETVRRTLKKNELKPHLRKMWVIPPKASAEFVADMEDVLEVYRRPYDPRLPVVCLDESFVQLVGEVREPLPMGPGQPERYDSEYVRNGVGSLFMAFEPLAGWREARVTEGRTRKDFAGIVRDLVDGRYRDADKVVVVMDQLNTHSAASLYEAFPPEEARRIAERLEIHHTPKHGSWLDMAEIELSALARDLPERVGQRDDLVRHVAAWTERRNQTQVKANWQFTTADARIKLRKLYPTFDG comes from the exons ATGGCGAAGCGATACCGGGTGACGCTCACCGCCGAGGAGCGGGGCGATTTGAAGGGGTTGATCGGGAGTGGCAAAGGCGCGGCGCGGAAGCTGGCCCATGCCCGCATCCTGTTGCAGGCCGACGAGGCCGAGGGCGGTCCGGGCCGCACCGACGCCGGGATAGCGGAGGCGTTGAACGTGGACGTCCGCACGGTGGAGCGGGTACGGCAACGTTTCGTGGAGCAGGGCATTGAAGCCGCCTTGGTGCCCAAACCGACCGACCGGGTGTACGCCCGCCTGCTGGACGGGGAGCAGGAGGCGCGGCTGATCGCGCTGGCCTGTTCCGAGCCGCCCGGGGGCAAGCCGCGCTGGACGCTGCGGTTGCTGGCGGACCGGATGGTCGAACTGGACTACGCCGAAACCGTGTCCTACGAAACCGTGCGGCGCACGCTCA AAAAAAACGAGCTCAAGCCCCACCTCCGCAAGATGTGGGTCATCCCGCCCAAGGCCTCGGCCGAGTTCGTAGCCGACATGGAGGACGTGCTGGAGGTCTACCGGCGGCCCTACGACCCCAGGCTGCCGGTGGTCTGCTTGGACGAGTCCTTCGTCCAGTTGGTGGGCGAGGTGCGCGAACCCCTGCCGATGGGGCCCGGCCAGCCGGAGCGCTACGACAGCGAGTACGTCCGCAACGGGGTGGGCAGCCTGTTCATGGCCTTCGAGCCCCTGGCGGGATGGCGCGAGGCCCGGGTCACCGAGGGCCGGACCCGCAAGGACTTCGCCGGAATCGTCCGGGACCTGGTCGATGGACGCTACCGGGACGCGGACAAGGTCGTGGTGGTCATGGACCAGTTGAACACGCACTCGGCGGCCAGCCTGTACGAGGCCTTCCCGCCGGAGGAAGCCCGGCGGATCGCCGAGCGCTTGGAGATCCACCACACGCCCAAGCACGGCAGTTGGCTGGACATGGCCGAGATCGAACTGAGCGCCCTGGCCCGCGACCTGCCCGAGCGCGTCGGCCAACGGGACGACCTGGTCCGCCACGTCGCCGCCTGGACAGAGCGCCGCAACCAAACCCAGGTCAAGGCCAATTGGCAATTCACCACCGCCGACGCCCGCATCAAGCTCCGCAAGCTCTACCCCACATTCGACGGGTGA
- the yacG gene encoding DNA gyrase inhibitor YacG: protein MATTVRCPTCGRPVEWTEAWPFRPFCGKRCKLIDLGAWATESYAIPAEAEQPPAAPADPDT from the coding sequence ATGGCCACGACGGTGCGATGCCCCACTTGCGGCCGGCCCGTGGAATGGACCGAAGCCTGGCCGTTCCGGCCTTTTTGCGGCAAGCGCTGCAAGCTGATCGATCTCGGGGCGTGGGCCACCGAGTCCTACGCCATCCCGGCCGAAGCCGAACAGCCTCCCGCCGCTCCGGCGGACCCCGACACCTAG
- a CDS encoding antibiotic biosynthesis monooxygenase — translation MHYVLIIHEVESYPAWKTIFDQAAGMRKNAGEIAYQLLRYDAAANNIVHFSEWSSLEHARRFFESPELVEIRKKAGVKAPEFIYLQEIERGAL, via the coding sequence ATGCACTATGTCTTAATCATCCATGAAGTCGAATCCTATCCCGCATGGAAAACCATTTTCGACCAAGCCGCCGGGATGCGGAAAAATGCCGGTGAAATCGCCTATCAACTGCTCCGCTACGACGCCGCAGCCAATAACATCGTCCATTTTTCGGAATGGTCCTCATTGGAGCATGCCCGCCGCTTTTTCGAGTCCCCGGAATTGGTGGAAATCAGGAAAAAAGCGGGCGTCAAAGCCCCGGAATTCATTTATCTACAAGAAATCGAGCGCGGCGCGTTATAA
- a CDS encoding valine--tRNA ligase, with product MDKTYEPQAIEQAWYRTWEASGYFQPSGTGPSYCIAIPPPNVTGSLHMGHGFNNTIMDALVRYHRMQGHNTLWQVGTDHAGIATQMVVERQLAAHNVTRHDLGREKFLEKVWEWKAESGGTITRQLRRLGSSVDWSRERFTMDEGLSKAVQEAFVRLYDDGLIYRGKRLVNWDPKLHTAISDLEVQNEEEKGFMWHFRYPLADGSGHLVVATTRPETLLGDTAVAVHPEDERYQHLIGKMIRLPITHREIPIVADDYVDPEFGTGCVKITPAHDFNDYEVGKRHNLPLINVLDRDARILREFTVLTFEGYAGTHGEQAPAAYAGLDRFEARKQVIAEFENLGLLEKIDPHTLKVPRGDRSGVVIEPWLTDQWYVDAKTLAKPAIEAVEEGRIRFVPQQYENLYFSWMRDIQDWCISRQLWWGHRIPAWYDHQGRVYVGRNEAEVRAKYSLDASIELRQDDDVLDTWFSSALWTFSTLGWPDTTPELKTFHPTDVLVTGFDIIFFWVARMIMMTMHLMKHPDGSPQVPFKTVYVHGLVRDAEGQKMSKSKGNVLDPLDIIDGITLEALVAKRTTGLMRPQDAEKIEKRTRKEFPGGIAAYGCDALRFTFASLASTGRDIKFDMGRVEGYRNFCNKLWNAARYVLMNTEGQDTGLTGECSYSLPDRWIRSRLGQTIAATIAAVEDYRFDLAARAIYEFTWNEYCDWYLELAKVALQTGDETQQRGTRQTLVRVLETLLRLAHPIMPFITEEIWQRVAPLAGQSGATIMRHAYPQAESWPLDAEAEQEMRWVMDVLMGIRRIRGEMKIADGKAIPVLLQNGSAQDWAYLAHNRDFIVRFGRLESLGRLEADEAAPEAAIALVGELKVLIPMRGLIDKEAELARLDKEIQRLGKDAPRIEAKLNDPAFVEKAPPQVVAKERTRLQEIQASLTELHAQVEKIRAL from the coding sequence ATGGACAAAACCTACGAACCCCAAGCCATAGAACAAGCCTGGTATCGAACCTGGGAAGCGAGCGGCTATTTCCAGCCCTCCGGCACCGGCCCCTCTTACTGCATCGCCATCCCGCCGCCCAACGTGACCGGGAGCCTGCATATGGGCCATGGCTTCAACAACACCATCATGGACGCCCTGGTGCGCTACCACCGCATGCAGGGCCACAACACCCTGTGGCAAGTCGGCACCGACCACGCCGGTATCGCCACCCAAATGGTGGTCGAACGTCAACTCGCCGCCCACAACGTCACCCGCCACGACCTCGGGCGCGAGAAATTCCTGGAAAAGGTCTGGGAATGGAAAGCCGAATCCGGCGGCACCATCACCCGGCAATTGCGCCGTCTGGGTTCCTCGGTGGATTGGAGCCGCGAGCGCTTCACCATGGACGAAGGGCTGTCGAAAGCCGTGCAAGAGGCGTTCGTGCGCCTGTACGACGATGGATTGATCTACCGCGGCAAGCGGCTGGTGAACTGGGACCCCAAGCTCCACACCGCCATTTCCGACCTCGAAGTGCAGAACGAGGAAGAAAAAGGCTTCATGTGGCATTTCCGCTATCCGCTGGCGGATGGTTCGGGGCATCTGGTGGTCGCGACCACTCGCCCGGAAACCCTGCTGGGCGACACCGCCGTCGCCGTCCACCCGGAAGACGAGCGCTATCAACATTTGATCGGCAAGATGATCCGCCTGCCCATCACCCACCGGGAAATCCCCATCGTCGCCGACGACTACGTCGATCCCGAATTCGGCACCGGCTGCGTGAAGATCACCCCGGCCCACGACTTCAACGACTACGAAGTCGGCAAGCGCCACAACCTGCCGCTCATCAACGTGCTGGACCGTGACGCCCGCATCCTGCGCGAATTCACCGTGCTGACCTTCGAGGGCTATGCCGGAACGCACGGCGAGCAAGCCCCCGCAGCCTACGCCGGACTCGACCGCTTCGAGGCCCGCAAGCAAGTCATCGCCGAATTCGAGAATTTGGGGCTGCTGGAAAAGATCGACCCGCACACCCTGAAAGTGCCACGCGGCGACCGCTCCGGCGTGGTCATCGAACCCTGGCTCACCGACCAGTGGTATGTGGACGCCAAAACCCTCGCCAAACCCGCCATCGAAGCCGTGGAAGAGGGCCGCATCCGCTTCGTGCCGCAGCAATACGAAAACCTGTATTTCTCGTGGATGCGGGATATCCAGGACTGGTGTATCTCCCGCCAACTGTGGTGGGGCCACCGCATCCCGGCCTGGTACGACCACCAAGGCCGGGTCTACGTAGGCCGCAACGAAGCCGAAGTCCGCGCCAAATACAGCCTCGATGCCAGCATCGAACTGCGCCAAGACGACGACGTGCTGGACACCTGGTTCTCGTCGGCGCTGTGGACCTTCTCCACCCTGGGTTGGCCGGACACGACGCCGGAACTCAAGACCTTCCACCCCACCGACGTACTGGTGACGGGTTTCGACATCATTTTCTTCTGGGTCGCCCGCATGATCATGATGACCATGCACTTGATGAAACACCCGGACGGCTCGCCGCAAGTGCCGTTCAAGACGGTGTATGTGCATGGCTTGGTGCGCGATGCCGAAGGCCAGAAGATGTCGAAATCCAAGGGCAACGTCCTCGACCCCTTGGACATCATCGACGGCATCACCCTGGAAGCTTTGGTGGCGAAACGCACCACCGGCTTGATGCGCCCCCAAGACGCGGAAAAAATCGAAAAACGCACCCGCAAGGAATTCCCCGGTGGCATCGCGGCCTATGGGTGCGACGCCCTGCGTTTCACTTTCGCCTCGCTGGCCTCGACCGGGCGCGACATCAAATTCGACATGGGCCGGGTCGAGGGCTACCGCAATTTCTGCAACAAGCTGTGGAACGCCGCCCGCTACGTCTTGATGAACACCGAAGGCCAGGACACCGGCCTGACCGGCGAATGCAGCTACAGCCTACCCGACCGTTGGATCCGTTCCCGTTTGGGCCAAACCATCGCCGCGACCATCGCCGCCGTCGAGGACTACCGTTTCGACCTCGCCGCCCGCGCCATTTACGAATTCACCTGGAACGAATACTGCGACTGGTATTTGGAACTGGCGAAAGTGGCGCTCCAGACCGGCGACGAAACCCAGCAACGCGGCACCCGCCAAACCCTGGTGCGGGTGCTGGAAACCCTGCTGCGACTGGCCCATCCCATTATGCCGTTCATCACCGAAGAAATCTGGCAGCGGGTCGCGCCACTGGCGGGCCAATCCGGCGCGACGATCATGCGCCACGCCTATCCGCAAGCCGAATCCTGGCCGCTGGACGCCGAGGCCGAGCAGGAAATGCGCTGGGTCATGGACGTGCTGATGGGCATCCGCCGCATCCGGGGCGAGATGAAGATCGCCGACGGCAAAGCCATTCCGGTGCTGTTGCAGAACGGCTCGGCCCAGGATTGGGCCTATCTCGCCCATAACCGCGACTTCATCGTCCGCTTCGGCCGCTTGGAAAGCTTGGGCCGGTTGGAAGCCGACGAAGCCGCGCCGGAAGCGGCCATCGCCCTGGTCGGCGAATTGAAGGTCTTGATCCCCATGCGCGGCCTGATCGACAAGGAAGCCGAACTGGCCCGGCTCGACAAGGAAATCCAGCGCCTCGGCAAAGACGCCCCCCGCATCGAGGCCAAGCTCAACGATCCCGCCTTCGTGGAAAAGGCACCGCCGCAGGTGGTCGCCAAGGAGCGTACCCGGTTACAGGAGATTCAAGCCAGCTTGACGGAATTGCATGCGCAAGTGGAGAAAATCCGGGCGCTATAG
- the coaE gene encoding dephospho-CoA kinase (Dephospho-CoA kinase (CoaE) performs the final step in coenzyme A biosynthesis.) produces the protein MFKVGLTGGIGSGKTTVAELFAAKGVPVLDADRVARDLVEPGQPALAAIAGRFGPDILKAGCLDRERLRRIVFADPAERRWLEALLHPRVYAELERRMAALATPYCLLVVPLLLETGRRGLVDRLLVVDCPVGLQRQRLQTRDGIDAAQANRMLSAQIDRPQRQAAADDILENTGTVADLAGPVERLHRLYLALASDSRPGNAAPPP, from the coding sequence ATGTTCAAAGTGGGCTTGACCGGCGGCATCGGCAGCGGCAAAACCACGGTCGCCGAACTGTTCGCGGCGAAGGGCGTGCCGGTGCTGGACGCCGACCGGGTCGCCCGCGATCTGGTCGAACCCGGCCAACCGGCCCTCGCCGCCATCGCCGGGCGTTTCGGCCCGGATATCCTCAAGGCGGGCTGCCTGGACCGGGAACGGCTACGGCGGATCGTGTTCGCGGACCCCGCGGAGCGCCGCTGGCTCGAAGCCTTGCTCCATCCCAGGGTCTACGCCGAACTGGAACGGCGGATGGCGGCGCTGGCCACGCCTTATTGCCTCTTGGTCGTCCCCTTGCTGCTGGAAACCGGTCGGCGCGGCTTGGTGGACCGGCTGCTGGTGGTGGATTGCCCGGTGGGTCTCCAGCGGCAACGGCTACAAACGCGGGACGGCATCGACGCCGCCCAGGCCAACCGCATGTTGTCCGCCCAGATCGACCGCCCGCAACGCCAAGCCGCCGCCGACGATATCCTCGAAAACACCGGCACCGTGGCCGACCTCGCCGGGCCGGTGGAACGCCTGCACCGGCTTTATCTGGCCCTCGCATCGGATTCCAGGCCCGGAAACGCCGCGCCGCCGCCATAA
- a CDS encoding prepilin peptidase: MNSFDILAENPAGFLAVVGLVGLTVGSFLNVVIHRLPIMLERSWKQECRNYLELEPEAAPEAPYNLLTPRSHCPQCAKPVGIGENIPVLSYLLLRGRCSGCGTRISPRYPAVELLTALVSVAVAYRFGFGPQTAAALPLSWCLIALTFIDIDRQLLPDSLTLPMLWLGLFLSLFGIFTDSTASILGAIFGYLSLWTVYQLFKLATGKEGMGYGDFKLLALIGAWLGWDKLPMVILLSSLVGAVIGIAMILLSRQERGTPIPFGPYLAIAGWIALVWGDAINAAYLGQFH; the protein is encoded by the coding sequence ATGAATTCATTCGATATCCTGGCCGAAAACCCCGCCGGGTTCCTGGCTGTCGTCGGCTTGGTGGGCCTGACGGTCGGCAGCTTCCTCAACGTGGTCATCCACCGGCTGCCCATCATGCTGGAACGTTCCTGGAAACAGGAATGCCGCAACTACCTGGAACTGGAACCCGAGGCCGCGCCGGAAGCGCCCTACAACCTGCTGACGCCCCGCTCCCATTGCCCCCAGTGCGCCAAGCCGGTCGGCATCGGGGAGAACATCCCCGTCCTCAGCTACTTGCTGCTGCGCGGGCGTTGTTCCGGCTGCGGGACGCGGATTTCGCCGCGCTATCCGGCGGTGGAATTGCTGACCGCCCTGGTCTCGGTGGCCGTGGCCTACCGTTTTGGCTTCGGGCCACAAACCGCCGCCGCCCTGCCCCTGAGTTGGTGCCTTATCGCCTTGACCTTCATCGATATCGACCGGCAATTGCTGCCCGACAGCCTGACCCTGCCGATGCTGTGGCTGGGCCTGTTCCTCAGCCTGTTCGGGATTTTCACCGACAGCACGGCCAGTATCCTCGGGGCCATCTTCGGCTATCTGAGCCTGTGGACGGTCTATCAATTGTTCAAACTGGCGACCGGCAAGGAAGGCATGGGCTATGGCGATTTCAAGCTGCTGGCCCTGATCGGCGCGTGGCTGGGCTGGGACAAACTGCCGATGGTGATTTTATTGTCCTCGCTGGTGGGCGCTGTGATCGGCATCGCCATGATCCTCTTGTCCCGCCAGGAACGGGGTACACCGATCCCGTTCGGCCCCTACCTCGCCATCGCCGGTTGGATCGCCCTGGTTTGGGGCGATGCCATCAACGCGGCCTATCTCGGCCAATTCCACTAA
- a CDS encoding DNA polymerase III subunit chi, translating to MPRIDFYLLPGADAYQRRLTACKLIEKAYRQGHRVYLRTASPEETQSLDNLLWTFRQGSFVPHEVAGPPSAPTEAPVMLGHGPAPLAMNDVLVNLGTQVPEDYARFERVAEFIDEDEAVKRAGRARYKAYKEAGHVPETHKLDIR from the coding sequence ATGCCCCGCATCGACTTTTATCTGCTACCGGGCGCTGATGCTTATCAGCGCCGCCTCACCGCTTGCAAGCTGATCGAAAAAGCCTACCGGCAGGGCCATCGCGTCTACCTGCGCACGGCCTCGCCCGAGGAAACCCAGTCCCTCGATAATCTGCTGTGGACCTTCCGCCAAGGCAGTTTCGTCCCGCACGAAGTGGCGGGGCCGCCTTCCGCGCCGACCGAAGCCCCGGTGATGCTGGGTCACGGCCCCGCGCCGCTCGCCATGAATGATGTTCTGGTGAACCTGGGAACCCAGGTGCCCGAGGATTACGCCCGGTTCGAGCGGGTGGCGGAATTCATCGACGAGGACGAGGCGGTGAAACGGGCCGGACGGGCGCGGTATAAGGCTTATAAGGAAGCGGGGCATGTGCCGGAAACCCATAAGCTGGATATCCGGTAA
- the pilB gene encoding type IV-A pilus assembly ATPase PilB — protein MAISASKIPLSGMAKCLVKEELLSDTDAHSHFEEALRKSVPFVTHLVSNKILDSLTIANAASKEFGIPLFDLNAMMPEMLPLKSVSEKLIRKHHALPLFLRGNRLFLAVSDPTNLQALDEIKFQSRLGTESVLVEEDKLVRAIETALEAQDTSFKDLLDADLENLTVTGGDDVDGPAEGEGSDIDDAPIVRFVNKILLDAIKRGVSDIHFEPYEKNFRVRFRHDGMLHEIAAPPAALAGRISARLKVMSRMDIAERRVPQDGRIKMTLSRTRSIDFRVNSCPTLFGEKIVLRILDPTAAQIGIERLGFEPEQQENFLKALHKPYGMILVTGPTGSGKTVSLYTGLNILNTPDTNISTAEDPVEITVPGINQVNVNVKTGLTFAEALRAFLRQDPDVIMVGEIRDLETAEIAVKAAQTGHLVLSTLHTNDAPQTLNRLMQMGIPPFNIASAILLIMAQRLTRRLCENCKQEIQLPPEVLIQAGFRESDLANMTLYGPVGCDKCVKGYKGRVGIYQVMPISESINRIILEGGNVMQIAQQAKADGIADLRDSGLRKVKAGVTSLAEIDRVTRD, from the coding sequence ATGGCGATATCTGCTTCCAAAATCCCGCTCAGCGGCATGGCGAAATGCCTGGTCAAAGAAGAACTCCTGTCGGATACCGACGCCCATAGCCATTTCGAGGAAGCCCTACGCAAAAGCGTCCCCTTCGTCACCCATCTGGTCAGCAACAAAATCCTCGATAGCCTGACCATCGCCAACGCGGCCTCCAAGGAATTCGGCATCCCGCTGTTCGATTTGAACGCCATGATGCCGGAGATGCTGCCGCTGAAATCGGTCAGCGAGAAACTGATCCGCAAGCACCACGCCCTGCCCTTGTTCCTGCGCGGCAACCGCCTGTTCCTGGCGGTGTCCGACCCCACCAACCTGCAAGCCCTGGACGAGATCAAATTCCAGTCCCGGCTCGGTACCGAGAGCGTCCTGGTCGAGGAGGACAAACTGGTCCGCGCCATCGAAACCGCGCTGGAAGCCCAAGACACCAGCTTCAAGGATTTGCTCGACGCCGACCTCGAAAACCTCACCGTCACCGGCGGCGACGACGTCGACGGCCCGGCCGAGGGCGAGGGCAGCGACATCGACGACGCCCCCATCGTGCGCTTCGTCAACAAAATCCTGCTGGACGCCATCAAGCGCGGCGTGTCCGATATCCATTTCGAGCCCTACGAAAAGAACTTCCGGGTCAGGTTCCGCCACGACGGCATGTTGCACGAGATCGCCGCGCCCCCGGCGGCCCTCGCCGGGCGCATCTCGGCCCGGCTCAAGGTCATGTCGCGCATGGACATCGCCGAGCGCCGGGTACCGCAGGATGGCCGTATCAAGATGACCCTCTCGCGTACCCGTTCCATCGATTTCCGCGTCAACTCCTGCCCCACCCTGTTCGGCGAAAAGATCGTATTGCGTATCCTCGACCCCACCGCCGCCCAGATCGGCATCGAGCGGCTGGGGTTCGAGCCGGAACAACAGGAAAACTTCCTCAAGGCGCTCCACAAGCCCTACGGCATGATTTTGGTGACGGGGCCGACCGGCAGCGGCAAGACCGTCTCGCTCTACACCGGCCTCAACATCCTCAACACCCCCGACACCAATATCTCCACCGCCGAAGACCCGGTAGAAATCACGGTGCCGGGCATCAACCAGGTCAACGTCAACGTCAAGACCGGCCTCACCTTCGCCGAAGCCCTCCGCGCCTTCCTGCGCCAAGACCCCGACGTCATCATGGTCGGCGAAATCCGCGACCTGGAAACCGCCGAAATCGCGGTGAAAGCCGCCCAGACCGGCCACTTGGTGCTGTCCACCCTGCACACCAACGACGCCCCGCAAACCCTGAACCGCCTGATGCAAATGGGCATCCCGCCGTTCAACATCGCCTCCGCCATCCTCTTGATCATGGCCCAGCGCCTGACGCGGCGGCTGTGCGAGAACTGCAAGCAAGAAATCCAACTGCCGCCCGAGGTCTTGATCCAGGCCGGTTTCCGCGAAAGCGACCTGGCCAACATGACCCTCTACGGTCCGGTCGGCTGTGACAAATGCGTGAAAGGTTATAAAGGCCGGGTGGGTATCTACCAAGTCATGCCCATCTCCGAATCCATCAACCGCATCATCCTCGAAGGGGGCAACGTGATGCAGATCGCCCAACAAGCCAAGGCGGACGGCATCGCCGACCTCAGGGATTCGGGACTCAGGAAGGTCAAGGCCGGTGTCACCAGCCTGGCCGAAATCGACCGCGTCACCCGGGATTAA
- a CDS encoding type II secretion system F family protein: protein MAAKEETVLYVWEGTDRNGARMRGELTSRSELVAKAELRRQGIKVVKLKKKPKPLFSPSKKAITTKDIAIFSRQLATMLSAGVPLVQAFEIVGRGHENPSMQELILAIKADVEGGSTLAEALGKHPLYFDELFCNLVHAGEQAGVLETLLHKIAEYKEKTESIKAKIKKALTYPAAVLVIAMIVSAILLIFVVPQFEALFKGFGADLPAFTKMVVSMSQFLQAYWYIVLGTVMGVGWVFINLKKRSKAFNHGLDRLILQIPAIGVIIHKAAIARFARTLSTMSAAGVPLVEALQSVSGATGNIVYSLAVLKMRDDVSTGTQLQMSMRQADLFPNMVIQMVAIGEESGSLDSMLGKVADFYEEEVDNAVDSLSSLLEPMIMAILGVIVGGLVIAMYLPIFKLGSAI, encoded by the coding sequence ATGGCCGCCAAAGAAGAAACTGTCCTCTACGTCTGGGAAGGCACCGACCGCAACGGTGCCCGCATGAGGGGCGAACTGACCTCGCGCAGCGAATTGGTGGCCAAGGCCGAACTGCGGCGGCAAGGCATCAAGGTCGTCAAGCTCAAGAAAAAGCCCAAGCCGCTGTTCTCCCCCTCCAAGAAAGCCATCACCACCAAGGATATCGCCATCTTCAGCCGCCAGTTGGCGACCATGCTGTCGGCGGGCGTGCCCCTAGTCCAAGCCTTCGAGATCGTGGGCCGCGGCCATGAAAATCCCAGCATGCAGGAGTTGATCCTCGCCATCAAAGCCGATGTCGAAGGCGGCAGCACCCTGGCCGAAGCCTTGGGCAAGCATCCTTTATATTTCGACGAATTGTTCTGCAACCTGGTCCATGCCGGCGAACAAGCCGGTGTCCTGGAAACCCTGTTACACAAGATCGCCGAGTACAAGGAAAAGACCGAATCGATCAAGGCCAAGATCAAGAAGGCGCTGACCTATCCGGCGGCGGTGCTGGTCATCGCCATGATCGTGAGCGCCATCCTCTTGATTTTCGTGGTACCCCAGTTCGAGGCCTTGTTCAAGGGCTTCGGCGCGGACTTGCCGGCCTTCACCAAGATGGTGGTCTCCATGTCGCAATTCCTCCAAGCTTACTGGTACATCGTCCTCGGGACCGTCATGGGCGTGGGCTGGGTTTTCATCAACCTCAAGAAGCGCTCCAAAGCCTTCAACCACGGGCTGGACCGATTGATCCTGCAAATCCCCGCCATCGGCGTGATCATCCACAAGGCCGCCATCGCCCGCTTCGCCCGCACCCTGTCCACCATGTCGGCGGCGGGCGTGCCCTTGGTGGAGGCCTTGCAATCGGTGTCGGGGGCCACCGGCAATATCGTCTACTCCCTAGCGGTCCTCAAAATGCGCGACGACGTATCCACCGGCACCCAGTTGCAAATGTCGATGCGACAGGCCGACTTGTTCCCCAACATGGTGATCCAGATGGTCGCCATCGGCGAGGAATCCGGCTCCCTCGACAGCATGTTGGGCAAGGTGGCCGATTTCTACGAGGAGGAGGTCGATAACGCCGTGGACTCCCTAAGCAGCCTGCTCGAACCCATGATCATGGCGATCCTGGGCGTGATCGTGGGCGGCTTGGTGATCGCGATGTACCTGCCGATCTTCAAACTGGGTTCCGCCATCTAA